From a region of the Listeria monocytogenes ATCC 19117 genome:
- a CDS encoding Na+/H+ antiporter subunit D, translating to MNNIILMPILIPFLGAITLMLLPKKVIIQRVFALIFSGILVVATLGLVFYIRENGITTVNIGNWAAPFGITMVGDMLAVLLTATTSIVLFCVILYSFYTIGKPREKFLYYPAILFMIVGVNGSFLTGDIFNMFVFFEVMLMASYVLLVIGGTQVQLKATIKYLLINVVGSGFFVVAIALLYSMIGTLNMADISQKITDLNGANTGMISVVAVLFLFVFGLKAGLFPLYFWLPGSYFAPPIPVLALFGGLLTKVGVYAIIRTYTLFFSSLTDFVVPLLGILAIVTIVLGVIGAISYYDMKTIVIYNIMIAIGVILFSVSIMTRESMTGAVFYLIHDMIIKAALFLIVGIVMAITGYSSVKKFSGLMSVKPSLGWIFFIATLGLAGIPPLSGFIGKLLIVEGAFSAGQIVGGIIILLSSLFVLMSLIKVFTKGFWGEKKGVFNLQIPYKKMLVPVVILLAISIGYGVFSNAIYPFIEQAVDPLVDPSVYIHAVIKE from the coding sequence ATGAATAATATAATTTTAATGCCGATTTTGATACCTTTCCTTGGAGCAATTACGTTAATGTTGCTTCCGAAAAAAGTAATCATTCAACGGGTATTCGCCCTTATTTTTAGTGGTATTTTGGTTGTAGCGACACTTGGACTTGTATTTTATATTCGAGAAAACGGGATTACAACTGTGAATATTGGTAACTGGGCGGCTCCTTTTGGGATTACGATGGTTGGCGATATGCTTGCTGTCTTGCTTACGGCAACGACGAGTATTGTTTTATTCTGCGTGATTCTTTATTCTTTTTATACGATTGGGAAACCACGAGAGAAATTTCTTTATTATCCAGCGATTCTCTTTATGATTGTTGGGGTTAATGGTTCGTTTTTAACTGGCGATATTTTTAATATGTTCGTATTCTTTGAAGTTATGTTGATGGCGTCTTATGTACTACTTGTCATTGGTGGGACTCAAGTTCAGCTCAAAGCGACGATTAAATACTTGTTGATTAATGTGGTTGGTTCCGGATTTTTCGTTGTAGCAATTGCGCTACTTTATTCGATGATTGGAACGCTCAACATGGCAGATATTTCGCAAAAAATCACGGACTTAAATGGTGCAAATACAGGAATGATTAGCGTTGTCGCGGTTCTGTTCTTGTTTGTATTCGGACTAAAAGCCGGACTATTCCCGCTTTACTTCTGGCTACCAGGATCTTACTTTGCTCCACCAATTCCGGTGCTTGCTTTGTTCGGTGGACTTCTGACAAAAGTTGGGGTTTATGCAATTATCCGGACATACACACTATTTTTCAGTTCGTTAACAGATTTTGTTGTTCCGCTACTTGGAATTCTCGCGATTGTGACGATTGTTCTTGGGGTTATTGGGGCAATTAGTTACTATGATATGAAAACGATTGTGATTTATAATATTATGATTGCGATTGGTGTTATTCTGTTTAGCGTTTCGATTATGACACGCGAATCAATGACTGGTGCTGTCTTTTACTTGATTCACGATATGATTATTAAAGCCGCGCTGTTCCTTATTGTCGGGATTGTGATGGCGATTACTGGTTATTCTAGTGTAAAAAAATTCAGTGGGTTGATGAGCGTGAAGCCTTCGCTCGGTTGGATTTTCTTCATTGCTACTCTTGGCCTTGCAGGAATTCCACCTCTTAGCGGCTTCATTGGAAAATTATTGATTGTGGAAGGTGCTTTCTCTGCTGGTCAAATAGTTGGCGGAATCATCATCTTATTATCCAGCTTATTCGTCCTTATGTCTTTAATCAAAGTCTTTACAAAAGGCTTCTGGGGCGAGAAAAAAGGCGTATTCAATTTACAAATTCCGTATAAAAAAATGCTTGTGCCAGTAGTTATTCTACTTGCGATTTCGATTGGTTATGGTGTGTTTAGTAATGCAATTTATCCGTTTATTGAACAGGCGGTTGACCCTCTTGTTGACCCTTCTGTTTATATCCATGCGGTGATAAAGGAGTGA
- a CDS encoding NAD(P)/FAD-dependent oxidoreductase produces the protein MSKPKIVILGAGYGGLKTLRKLQQRNLEAEIVLVNKNDYHHETTWLHEAAAGTIEPEKLMYPLDKVVNNTKTTFIQDTVVKINKDEKTVTLDANGDISYDYLLIALGSEAETFGISGLKEYAFTITSVESVKKIRAHIEAQFAKWKTDPRDELLTIIVGGAGFTGIEFLGELTNRIPELVKEYDVPREKVRIYCMEAAPKVLPQFDAKLVDYGVGVLEDRGVEFHVGKPVKEATADGVKYAESENEVREIKAATIIWAAGVRGNSVIEASGFEAGRGRVKVNNNLTVPGNEEILIVGDCSLIINPANDRPFPPTAQIAMQQADVAAVNLAKLVKGETDLQDFVYHEKGTVCSLGDNDAIGVVFGKNLKGYPASVMKKVIDDRALLLIGGSGVLASKGKFKFYK, from the coding sequence ATGAGTAAACCAAAAATTGTCATTCTCGGAGCAGGATACGGGGGACTAAAAACTTTACGCAAGTTACAACAAAGAAACTTGGAAGCCGAAATCGTTCTAGTGAATAAGAATGACTATCACCACGAAACGACTTGGTTACACGAGGCAGCAGCTGGAACAATTGAGCCAGAAAAACTAATGTATCCACTTGATAAAGTCGTAAACAATACGAAAACTACATTTATCCAAGATACTGTAGTAAAAATTAATAAAGACGAAAAGACAGTCACACTAGATGCAAATGGCGATATCAGCTATGACTATTTATTAATTGCTCTTGGGTCAGAAGCAGAAACATTTGGAATCAGTGGTTTGAAAGAATATGCCTTCACTATTACAAGTGTAGAATCCGTCAAAAAAATCCGTGCGCACATTGAAGCGCAATTTGCTAAATGGAAAACAGATCCACGCGATGAATTATTAACAATTATCGTTGGTGGCGCTGGCTTTACTGGAATTGAGTTTCTTGGGGAATTAACTAATCGCATTCCAGAACTAGTGAAAGAGTACGATGTGCCTCGCGAAAAAGTGCGCATTTATTGTATGGAAGCAGCTCCAAAAGTATTACCACAATTTGATGCGAAACTGGTTGATTATGGTGTTGGTGTACTGGAAGATCGCGGCGTAGAATTCCATGTCGGTAAACCAGTCAAAGAAGCTACCGCTGATGGCGTAAAATATGCGGAAAGTGAAAATGAAGTTCGTGAAATCAAAGCAGCAACCATTATTTGGGCTGCAGGTGTTCGTGGCAATAGCGTAATTGAAGCATCTGGCTTTGAAGCTGGTCGTGGTCGTGTGAAAGTAAACAACAATTTAACTGTTCCTGGTAACGAGGAAATTTTAATTGTTGGTGACTGCTCACTAATCATCAACCCAGCAAACGACCGTCCATTCCCACCAACTGCCCAAATCGCAATGCAACAAGCCGATGTGGCTGCAGTGAACTTAGCTAAATTAGTTAAAGGCGAAACAGATCTACAAGACTTTGTTTATCATGAAAAAGGAACAGTTTGCTCTCTAGGCGATAACGATGCAATTGGTGTCGTTTTCGGTAAAAACTTGAAAGGCTATCCAGCTTCCGTTATGAAAAAAGTCATTGATGACCGCGCGCTATTACTAATTGGTGGTTCAGGCGTCTTGGCAAGTAAAGGTAAATTCAAATTCTATAAATAA
- a CDS encoding Na(+)/H(+) antiporter subunit C, with translation MELLMSILIGLIFAAAVYLILSKSLLRIIIGTAVLSHGVNLLVLTMGGLKKGRVPILGTPGAGTYNDPLPQALILTAIVISFGVTAFFLVLAYRAYQELDSESVSKTRGHEADDE, from the coding sequence ATGGAACTATTAATGTCTATATTAATCGGCTTGATTTTTGCAGCTGCTGTCTACTTAATTCTCTCTAAAAGTTTGCTACGGATTATTATTGGAACGGCTGTCCTAAGCCACGGTGTCAATTTGCTTGTACTTACGATGGGTGGACTGAAAAAAGGTCGCGTGCCAATTCTTGGTACACCGGGAGCAGGAACGTATAATGATCCCCTTCCACAAGCACTTATTTTGACTGCGATTGTTATAAGCTTTGGTGTAACTGCCTTTTTCCTTGTTCTTGCTTATAGAGCTTATCAGGAGCTTGATAGCGAGAGTGTATCCAAGACGAGAGGACATGAAGCCGATGATGAATAA
- the mnhG gene encoding monovalent cation/H(+) antiporter subunit G: MNVIIEIIISIMILIGGLLSILAAIGVIRLPDVYTRTHAAGISNTFGVSLLLFATVGYFFHSGEGFNARVLLAVLFIFLTTPVASHLINRAAYDTGVPLAIRIRDQLRSVKKDDIKKKKNLIIRQEQIEKARQEREELEERMEWERREEKIDEREDQEEQEREREEQTIEEQSDDSEHEIIEQDESETESDDDKTEK; encoded by the coding sequence GTGAACGTGATAATTGAGATTATTATTTCTATTATGATTTTAATTGGCGGTTTGCTTAGTATTCTTGCCGCAATCGGGGTTATCAGATTGCCTGACGTGTACACTAGAACGCATGCTGCCGGGATTAGTAATACATTTGGCGTTAGCTTACTTCTGTTTGCAACGGTTGGTTACTTTTTCCACTCAGGCGAAGGTTTTAATGCTCGAGTACTTCTGGCCGTATTGTTTATTTTCTTAACTACACCAGTGGCTTCTCACCTTATTAACCGGGCTGCTTATGATACCGGTGTTCCGCTAGCTATTCGAATTCGTGACCAATTGCGTTCGGTGAAAAAAGACGATATTAAGAAAAAGAAAAATCTTATTATCCGTCAAGAACAAATTGAAAAAGCACGACAAGAACGGGAAGAATTGGAAGAACGAATGGAATGGGAACGACGCGAAGAAAAAATCGATGAGCGTGAAGATCAAGAAGAACAAGAACGGGAACGCGAGGAACAAACGATTGAAGAACAGTCGGATGATTCCGAGCATGAAATCATCGAGCAAGATGAAAGTGAAACTGAATCAGACGATGATAAAACAGAGAAATAA
- a CDS encoding divergent PAP2 family protein: MSIFTNTPLIASIIAIVFAQVVKVPIHILVYRKFNLGLMFSTGGMPSSHSAAVTALMTTLAIEYGLDSPYFAIAVVFGIIVMFDATGVRRQAGEQAVVLNKLVTDFQDFVEHAKGLAAPEQEEKTKHLKELLGHKPMEVFFGALTGIAIGFILEMFM; this comes from the coding sequence ATGTCGATATTTACGAATACACCATTAATTGCATCTATTATTGCGATTGTGTTTGCCCAAGTGGTCAAAGTTCCGATTCATATTTTAGTATACCGAAAGTTTAACCTCGGACTAATGTTTTCCACTGGTGGTATGCCTAGCTCTCACTCGGCTGCGGTTACTGCGCTAATGACAACACTCGCAATTGAATACGGGCTCGATTCACCTTATTTCGCGATTGCTGTTGTATTTGGTATTATCGTGATGTTCGATGCGACTGGCGTTAGAAGACAAGCCGGTGAACAAGCAGTTGTTTTAAACAAATTAGTAACGGATTTCCAAGACTTCGTGGAACATGCAAAAGGGCTCGCGGCACCTGAACAAGAAGAAAAAACGAAGCATTTAAAAGAATTACTTGGCCATAAACCGATGGAAGTTTTCTTCGGAGCACTTACCGGGATTGCGATTGGATTCATTTTAGAAATGTTTATGTAA
- a CDS encoding YwqG family protein: MEQLFDILPSEWAERFLETEKERIELHFKDVGKLSLLQSKAGGRGYLPREHGYPVTEEGKPLSLLTQINFSEMPQMENYPEFGLLAFYVDYQDDLYGLNFENPTSQEGFRVFFFDDLGSESLTAEEQDAFFEDVAKSDFYPVVNGEFKIAGQVSDQILLQDSFDFENEFGSNFYELADQIFAEDEDKSEALYQLGKECSQIGGYPFFTQEDPRMYTENPHHDTLLFQLASEDFDESRMAIMWGDCGVANFFINKQDLINRDFSNIMYNWDCS, from the coding sequence ATGGAACAACTTTTTGATATACTTCCTAGTGAATGGGCCGAACGATTTTTAGAAACAGAGAAAGAGCGTATAGAACTGCATTTTAAGGATGTTGGTAAGCTTTCATTGTTGCAAAGTAAAGCTGGTGGGCGTGGTTACTTGCCGAGAGAGCATGGCTATCCAGTGACCGAAGAAGGTAAACCGCTGTCTTTATTAACACAAATTAATTTTTCAGAAATGCCACAAATGGAAAATTATCCGGAATTTGGCTTACTCGCTTTTTATGTGGATTATCAAGATGATTTGTACGGACTTAATTTTGAAAATCCAACGAGCCAAGAAGGTTTTCGAGTGTTTTTCTTTGATGACTTGGGAAGTGAGAGCTTAACTGCTGAAGAACAAGATGCATTTTTTGAAGATGTAGCAAAGTCGGACTTTTACCCCGTTGTTAATGGTGAGTTTAAAATAGCTGGGCAAGTTTCAGATCAGATTCTATTACAAGATAGCTTTGATTTTGAAAATGAATTTGGAAGTAATTTTTATGAGCTGGCTGACCAAATTTTCGCGGAGGATGAAGATAAATCTGAAGCATTATATCAACTGGGTAAAGAATGTAGTCAAATTGGCGGATATCCTTTTTTTACACAAGAAGATCCGCGTATGTATACAGAAAACCCGCATCATGACACGCTTTTGTTTCAATTAGCATCTGAGGATTTTGATGAGAGTAGAATGGCAATTATGTGGGGCGACTGCGGTGTTGCGAACTTCTTCATCAATAAACAAGATTTAATCAATCGTGATTTTTCTAACATTATGTATAACTGGGATTGCTCATAA
- a CDS encoding Na(+)/H(+) antiporter subunit F1, with protein MIIQIALSIGLLLYSISTFLYLYRILKGPTTSDKVVALDSIGMNLVAIVALLSMFYDTHAFLDVILLIALLAFIGTVSFAKFIEKGKVIDRERDN; from the coding sequence ATGATTATTCAAATCGCTTTATCCATTGGTTTACTTCTCTATTCGATTTCAACTTTCTTATATCTTTACCGTATTTTAAAAGGACCAACTACTTCTGACAAAGTGGTGGCGCTGGATTCTATTGGAATGAACTTAGTGGCCATTGTAGCGCTACTTTCGATGTTTTATGATACGCATGCCTTTTTGGATGTTATTTTACTTATTGCGCTTCTTGCATTTATCGGAACGGTTTCCTTTGCCAAATTTATTGAGAAAGGGAAGGTGATTGATCGTGAACGTGATAATTGA
- a CDS encoding chloride channel protein, producing the protein MKKVTLIFGIYTFILGIIVGIIAALFLAMVHFATTFLWDYLPNQFDFSWYYPLLIGLIGSFFVGMVQLKFGDYPRSMHDNVAEAKKTGRMEYRKVLFPTILSAWIILTFGASVGPEAALIGIVGGATTWIIDHLKLSMAHKEELVSLSVGAIISSIFHAPFSGLAEEIDESSQAKKIPKNSKLVLSLLISFSALGSFLWLKSFLKMPASIFAIRLPDMGWSWWFILLFIPMIILGWLFSVYFQQLQVYIAKAASVIKNKMVAAVIGGLSIGLFGIISSFMLFSGEHQLIELTTTVQNYSIPFLLIIALLKPVLVAICLATGWNGGAIFPAIFTSTIMGYIATFWMDGSTGFLITIFVTASCTKIIGKPVLTASILLFIFPLQFFPFILLTAFIVNRNWLVNFKKTA; encoded by the coding sequence GTGAAAAAGGTAACACTTATTTTTGGCATTTATACTTTTATCCTCGGAATCATAGTGGGAATAATTGCCGCTTTATTTTTAGCAATGGTTCATTTTGCCACGACTTTTTTATGGGATTATCTTCCTAATCAGTTTGATTTTTCATGGTATTATCCTCTACTAATCGGTTTGATTGGGAGTTTTTTTGTAGGAATGGTTCAGCTGAAATTTGGTGACTATCCGCGGTCGATGCATGACAATGTTGCTGAGGCGAAGAAAACAGGACGGATGGAATATCGCAAAGTTCTGTTTCCTACGATACTTAGCGCTTGGATTATTTTAACATTTGGGGCGAGCGTTGGTCCGGAAGCTGCTTTGATTGGTATTGTTGGTGGTGCCACGACTTGGATTATTGATCATCTAAAACTATCTATGGCGCATAAAGAAGAACTTGTTAGTTTGAGTGTTGGCGCGATTATTTCCAGTATTTTCCACGCTCCGTTTAGCGGACTAGCCGAGGAAATTGATGAAAGTAGTCAAGCGAAGAAAATTCCCAAAAACTCTAAATTAGTGTTATCGCTTCTTATTTCTTTTAGCGCGCTCGGATCTTTCCTTTGGCTGAAATCCTTTTTAAAAATGCCAGCGAGTATTTTTGCGATTCGGCTACCTGACATGGGTTGGTCTTGGTGGTTTATTTTACTTTTTATTCCTATGATTATTCTTGGATGGCTCTTTAGTGTTTATTTCCAGCAATTGCAAGTCTATATCGCGAAGGCAGCTTCTGTCATTAAAAATAAAATGGTCGCGGCGGTTATTGGCGGTTTGAGCATTGGTTTATTTGGGATAATTTCTTCCTTCATGTTATTTTCTGGTGAGCATCAGCTGATTGAATTGACAACAACTGTCCAAAATTATTCGATTCCCTTTTTACTTATTATCGCCTTGTTAAAACCTGTTTTGGTCGCTATTTGTTTAGCAACTGGCTGGAATGGCGGTGCAATTTTCCCGGCGATTTTTACTAGTACGATTATGGGGTACATAGCAACATTTTGGATGGATGGATCGACTGGTTTCTTAATCACTATTTTTGTTACTGCAAGTTGTACAAAAATCATAGGAAAACCGGTTCTAACTGCCTCTATTTTATTATTTATATTCCCACTTCAATTCTTTCCATTTATTTTATTAACTGCATTTATAGTGAATAGAAATTGGTTAGTTAACTTCAAAAAAACAGCATAA
- a CDS encoding Na+/H+ antiporter subunit E: protein MAFQLILNIILACLWMFLESSFSFATFIIGFIIGIFLLFFMRRFLGSRFYLFRLFALVKLVFRFLHDLIVSTVHVSRIVLKKDMNIRPGIFRYDTTLETDWEVTMLALLITLTPGTLSIDISDDYKAIYVHSLHVPNIEEEIATIRKSYEGAIMEVFHG from the coding sequence ATGGCTTTTCAACTTATTCTTAATATAATACTTGCTTGTTTGTGGATGTTTCTTGAGTCATCATTTAGTTTTGCAACATTTATCATTGGCTTTATCATCGGGATTTTCTTGCTATTCTTTATGCGACGTTTCCTTGGATCAAGATTTTACCTTTTCCGGTTATTCGCCCTTGTCAAACTGGTTTTCCGCTTTTTGCATGATTTAATTGTTTCTACAGTTCATGTAAGTCGGATTGTTTTAAAGAAAGACATGAACATTCGACCGGGGATTTTCAGATATGATACGACGCTTGAGACAGACTGGGAAGTGACGATGCTCGCACTACTGATTACGTTAACGCCCGGGACACTTTCGATTGATATTTCGGATGATTATAAAGCAATCTATGTACACTCGCTTCACGTCCCTAATATTGAAGAAGAAATTGCAACAATTCGTAAGTCTTATGAAGGCGCGATTATGGAGGTGTTCCACGGATGA
- a CDS encoding IS1182 family transposase — MLSKHQQQARNQLIAISLDDLVPEDHLVRKIDKVINFDFIYPLVEHTYSHTGRPSVDPVVLIKLVLIQYLFGIRSMRQTIKEVETNMAYRWFLGYDFNQKIPHFSTFGKNYVRRFAETEVFEHIFYRILKQAMEAGLVDPDVAFVDSTHVKANANKHKFHKKLIRKETRVYQEVLEDEINVSRVAEGKKPFARKESQEEKESKISDTDPESGYYVKGEREKQFAYSFHTACDTNGFILGSIVTPGNIHDSQQLIPLIEKLKNTLSTPLVVVADAGYKTPIIAKYLWSQGIEAVLPYTRPKGKEGLFSKRAFLYDHYLDSYLCPNEALLSYVRTTRDGYRLYKSNSLHCSSCALLKDCTQNKQKEKMILRHLWEPYLEVSEELRYTEQHKKWYRRRKETIERCFADAKEKHGMRWTTYRGLAKVTLQAMLTFAAMNLKKMANWLWKKAVPFYFFDFKQKKTVLLKY; from the coding sequence ATGCTTTCTAAACATCAACAACAGGCGCGAAATCAATTAATAGCCATCTCTTTAGATGATTTGGTCCCAGAGGACCATTTAGTAAGAAAAATAGATAAGGTGATTAATTTTGATTTTATCTACCCATTAGTAGAACATACTTATTCTCATACAGGAAGACCTAGTGTAGACCCGGTAGTTCTTATAAAGCTAGTACTCATCCAATATCTTTTTGGCATCCGTTCCATGCGCCAAACTATAAAAGAAGTAGAAACGAACATGGCTTACCGCTGGTTTTTAGGATATGATTTCAATCAAAAAATCCCTCACTTCTCTACTTTTGGTAAAAATTACGTGCGACGTTTTGCAGAAACAGAGGTGTTCGAACACATTTTTTATCGCATTTTAAAACAAGCCATGGAGGCTGGTTTAGTGGACCCTGACGTTGCGTTTGTGGACTCTACCCATGTGAAAGCCAATGCGAATAAACACAAATTTCATAAAAAATTGATTCGAAAAGAAACACGCGTTTATCAAGAAGTACTAGAAGATGAAATTAATGTCAGCCGAGTTGCCGAAGGAAAAAAGCCATTCGCCAGGAAAGAAAGTCAGGAGGAGAAAGAAAGCAAAATAAGTGATACGGATCCCGAAAGCGGCTACTATGTCAAAGGAGAACGGGAAAAACAATTTGCTTATTCTTTCCATACGGCTTGTGATACCAATGGTTTTATTCTAGGTTCCATTGTCACTCCAGGTAATATTCATGATAGCCAACAATTGATTCCACTTATTGAAAAATTAAAAAACACCCTTTCTACCCCTTTGGTGGTCGTTGCAGATGCTGGATATAAAACACCCATTATCGCTAAATACCTTTGGAGTCAAGGAATAGAAGCGGTGCTTCCGTATACTCGACCAAAAGGAAAAGAAGGCTTATTTTCGAAACGAGCGTTTCTCTATGACCATTATTTAGACAGTTATCTTTGTCCAAATGAGGCATTGTTATCCTATGTTCGTACTACAAGAGATGGTTATCGTCTTTATAAATCTAATTCACTTCACTGTAGTAGTTGCGCTCTCTTAAAGGATTGCACGCAAAATAAACAAAAAGAAAAAATGATTTTACGACATCTTTGGGAGCCTTACTTAGAAGTTTCGGAGGAACTGCGCTACACAGAACAGCATAAAAAATGGTATAGACGCAGGAAAGAAACCATCGAAAGATGTTTTGCGGATGCCAAAGAAAAGCATGGTATGAGATGGACTACTTATCGCGGACTTGCAAAAGTAACCCTCCAAGCGATGCTTACTTTTGCAGCCATGAACCTGAAAAAAATGGCTAATTGGCTATGGAAAAAGGCGGTGCCTTTTTATTTTTTTGACTTTAAACAGAAAAAAACGGTCCTTCTCAAATATTAA
- the menI gene encoding 1,4-dihydroxy-2-naphthoyl-CoA hydrolase MenI — protein sequence MGLQETIGIEIVSVEKGKAVVQLEVTEKVHQPFGYLHGGVSVVLAEHAASIGAAKSIEPDEIVFGLEINANHLASKQEGLVTATAEAIHIGKSTQVWEIKITDETEKLLCISRCTIAVKKKRK from the coding sequence ATGGGACTTCAAGAAACTATTGGCATTGAAATTGTTTCAGTAGAAAAAGGAAAAGCCGTTGTTCAATTAGAAGTGACAGAAAAAGTCCATCAACCGTTTGGCTATTTGCATGGAGGGGTTTCTGTTGTTTTAGCGGAACATGCAGCAAGTATTGGTGCTGCTAAATCAATCGAACCCGATGAAATCGTCTTTGGTTTAGAAATTAATGCCAATCACTTGGCATCAAAACAAGAAGGATTAGTAACAGCGACTGCAGAAGCAATCCATATTGGTAAAAGTACCCAAGTTTGGGAAATAAAGATTACTGATGAAACCGAGAAGTTACTTTGTATCAGTAGATGTACCATTGCAGTTAAAAAGAAACGAAAATAA
- a CDS encoding Crp/Fnr family transcriptional regulator, with protein MFNEKVKEMIRELDKYKLQDKWVRFEKLSKNKKIDSETFQDEFIIITNGILHVENKKFQILHFFSNGDIINQQVAKISGENELRLVCDTDVSLIFIDREYFLNYATNKPSYMEWLLEETLINNKNLYNELIKYDLSAEERIVYALQYLCDKLEIESENGYQQIPKYINKIKMAKYGKISRKQLNEKIILLLDKEVLKEKKGRFYIKKSA; from the coding sequence TTGTTTAATGAAAAAGTAAAAGAAATGATCCGAGAATTGGATAAATATAAATTACAAGATAAATGGGTTCGCTTTGAAAAACTTTCTAAAAACAAGAAAATTGATAGTGAAACTTTTCAAGATGAATTTATTATTATAACAAATGGAATTCTTCATGTGGAAAATAAAAAATTCCAGATACTTCATTTTTTTTCTAATGGAGATATAATTAACCAACAAGTTGCCAAAATTAGCGGAGAAAATGAATTAAGATTAGTTTGTGATACAGATGTTTCCTTAATTTTTATTGATAGGGAATATTTCTTAAACTATGCTACCAATAAGCCTTCTTATATGGAGTGGCTTTTAGAAGAAACATTAATAAACAATAAGAACCTTTATAATGAGTTAATTAAGTATGACTTGTCCGCAGAAGAAAGAATAGTCTATGCCCTCCAGTACCTATGTGACAAATTAGAAATTGAAAGTGAAAATGGCTACCAACAAATACCTAAATATATTAATAAGATAAAAATGGCGAAATACGGCAAAATATCTCGCAAACAACTAAACGAAAAAATAATACTTCTCCTCGATAAGGAAGTATTAAAAGAAAAAAAAGGAAGATTCTATATAAAAAAATCAGCATAA
- a CDS encoding Na(+)/H(+) antiporter subunit B, producing MMKTNDVLLRNVTKVVAFIIFLFSLHLFFAGHYNPGGGFVAGLTTAGAITLTLLAYDTKTVASMLNINTIMLTGVGLVFALGTGMIGIFTGDPFLTHKFGHVDLPILGDTALHTATLFDLGVYLVVVGVTLTIIQTIGESD from the coding sequence ATGATGAAAACGAATGATGTTCTACTGAGAAATGTAACGAAAGTAGTTGCTTTCATTATTTTCTTATTCTCACTCCATTTATTCTTTGCAGGACATTATAATCCTGGTGGCGGGTTTGTGGCCGGGCTTACAACGGCTGGCGCAATTACATTAACGCTACTTGCTTATGATACAAAAACGGTGGCTAGTATGCTTAATATCAATACGATTATGCTTACTGGGGTTGGACTTGTATTTGCCCTTGGTACTGGAATGATTGGGATTTTTACAGGAGATCCTTTCTTAACGCATAAATTTGGTCATGTTGATTTGCCCATTTTAGGAGATACTGCGTTACACACGGCGACTTTGTTTGACCTTGGGGTTTACTTAGTTGTTGTCGGTGTAACACTTACGATAATTCAAACGATTGGGGAGAGTGACTGA